TTGCCTCCAAAAGCTGGTGACCTCAACTCGTTCTTTCAGGTTTGTCATGGTCCAATTTATCTTACTTCTACAAGTTTAATAGAAGAAACAAGAAGGAAAAGAGAATAACATCTTTATTTGTGACAATTCCTCAAAACACCAGTAATTGTAAAtaagttttaagaaaaatagaGAAACGAAGAAGAAAACAATTCTGAACCAATGCTACCCTATTTCTTCTGTATAGATTGAAACTAATTTATATACCCATACAATTCACAAGTTGATCGtgtgtgtttttttaaatatgttacagtaatttgtttatttttttaatttgaaaatcagAAGCATTTTCAAAATGAAAAACAATTAATAGGATTTTATAGTAAAATGTGcaattttaatatgaaatttttatttaaaactaaatgaaattatgtagtaTGAGTAATATAAATCAtgaaccaaataataatatttacgtaaaattcaaatttgattaATGCAATAACTAGTTTGTATTTCAGTAGGATGAACAAGTTAAATATgtgtattattaaattattatttttaaaaataaattaatattaaaaaattgcaAAGTCTATTGTAtgtccaaaatataaaaataaattaaatttgtaatCATAATTTGATATTAATAAATGTTTCAGATTTTAATAACTTGCCCTTGGGATGAAAGAATTTATTGCacgtaataataaaattatattgaattatgtctttatatagttttttaaaaaaataaataatataagttaaatcaaattctcaaaataaGTTAGATTAAATAATTATTGTCAGATAATTTCTTTCCATAGATGTTCtcaattttttgtatttaaaaaataaaaatacagtataaattactttttttttgtttataaaatattaaaatataattgtttCATAATTGACcctaattttaaagaaaatttacatgaagaatttacatatattttttaaaaaaattaaaagttggtttgattgaaaatatatatatttgtaattattctgcgtaaacataaaattataaattcaagtTACCTATTCCCATTTAGAAAAAAAGTGTGCTTCACGATGGTAATGCATATTAGTTGAATCGCAATATATATGTCAAATTTGTGCTTTCCGGGCAATGAACGACTTCACCGGTTGATAGCCTGCCCTAGccatgccttttttttttttacgctTTTGCTTTGGTATCCATTTTCCCAATTCCCAAATGAGTAAAAATTTCCTGCCACTTTTCTCTCACACCTGTAATCATGAAATTGCAGAATTATTGCACAAACAAGGGAACAAGCAGAGTTATAGTTGTAGATATTACTTTTGAGAGCTACCGATAACAGCCTTGAAAATGTTTCATTAATTGCTATATATACACTTACCTAGGGGAGGTAGAACCTGGGTGCGAGATGAACTTGATTCTATCTAGGATAGCCATATTGGATGAGAATTGAGAACGATACTACAATGAAAACACTTTTGGACATTTGGTAGGGATCCATAGTTTTTTTGTTTTCACAAAATCTTGACAAGTTGTTTATCTGATGTGATAGAGGGATTAAAGATTTAAAATCTATGTatttttaaaagcacttttaaGAAATGATATAGTTTAtctttatttctaaaaaaaagatACGAGTATTGTATAAGGTTTGAACCTTAATCATGAATGTTAACATAGGGCATCTAATATACCCTCgcaatcaattaaaaattaggtataaaatatgaaatagtaATAAATTACAGTGAAAAGAAGGggaaaataatttataaacacAGAAATTAAACCCTTAACTTTATGCTTGAAATCCACACAAATTTACTACTATATCAATAGTGTGATGGTAACTTattcaaattcaataaatatggcatCCATGTTTACTgtttaaccatatatatataacttttgaaGTTTATTATAACTAAACTGATGTTGACGCATATATACAAAATCATGTATAATTGCTATCTAGTATTAAATTAACATCCCTATAAAATGTatcatttatatataaaagattatGGTTGTAGATCTTAACTACCCTATAGTGAGGCAGTCGATTTTGATAATTAAATGCGCAATGGTGAAGAAAACATAGTCAGTCAAAAAGTAGGAAACGCAATCAACAATGCATGCCTAATTAATGACTAATGGGATAGTTGAGATATGATCAAGTTTTCAATAAGCTCAGACTAGAGAAGACGCAATTAGGAAAATTAGATGAACCCCATCTTATCATATTGGGATGCCTTCAGCAAAAGCAAGTGTAAAAGCTTTGCCTATAGTTTAACCAAATATCTCTGTCATAGCACGTCCACACTATCGCTGTGGGTGGAATCACTTTATGTGCCAAAAGCGCCAAGTAGTAAAAAGCAATAAAAAGAATCACACTATTGCTAGGAGGCAAACAACATGGAAAGATATAGGGATGTTTCCAAAGGTGGGGTTTGAAGTTTTCCTTTTTTTGACTTCTAAAATCTcaaatctcaaattcattaaAGCTGGAATATTTTTGGGATTTCATTGGGTggttgttgttgtctttttatctccaaaagttaaaaaaaaaaagttcaaaacaaAGTGAAGGCTTAATGCAAACTTCCAAGCTAGCTTTGCTGATCCTCAGCGATATACCTACTGAATTCTCTTGATTTATAGTCTTGGAAGTTTGTTTGAGAAGCGGTAACAATTATTCTCaacataaaaaagaaaacttGTATGAGTCTTGATTTAATTGGAGTATGGTTACTAAGATTACTCAACCTAGGCTATAGCTTTCCATAGGATGAACCAGGCCAATGAGTATAGACATGGATGGTCTCAAGTCTCGAAAGCTTTTACTGCAATTGGTGTTTGTTTTCCGGGGATAAATATTCTCACTTTTTATGCATGCTGGGTACTGACCCACGTCCTAGTCACTTGCTGATGCATGTTGCAGCGAATTACTAAAGCAGAAAAGGCCCAGTTAGAACTTTTAATCAATCTACAAAATGAACCTTAAGACTTTGGGAATATAAACAAACTGCAATTTATAGTTAGATTCATTCATTAATAACTCAAATGAATACGACTTAACAATAAAAGGAGATCAAAACGGGATCGGTCAGCTACTCAGCTAAGTACCAATTATTCTATGACAAAACTTGAACTGTACAATAGATTTTAGATCAACCCGCTTCGAATGGAGTGAATTTTCTTATTTGAAAAGTGGATGCGAGACAAGTAGGAGTggggtgaattttttttttttggataggAGGTATGGAGCAGTTATAGTAATTGCTTACTCCACTCTGACCTGCtctattatataaaattatcattttatctttatacatataaactattaaaagggtaaaaatgtaatataaaaaattatatattttatgtttaatttttttaagaagtatgtttaaatatttacttgattttaaaaaattaaaaaaaattaaagataaataacaaaaattgaattgaatcaaagATGAAGTTGGGTAGGGTAGGGTAGGGTGAGGTGGGGTGGGGCGGTGATGGATTCATCCAACATCCATGTAAGTGGTAGCGATTTTCAAGATTATATATCGATAGTGGAGCGGGATAGATGATTGAGTAAAACATACTaattatgaaatgatagtaaatttaataatattcacaCTTAATTTACTCTATTGCCTTCCCTACTTAAAAAAAATAGGGGGTTTGTGCTTATCTGAATGTAGCCAAAGTGAAATAGATAAAAAAACAAAGTATGAATAGGACTTCAGAATGAGCAAGCAATGTGAACAAAGCAGAAGTGCCCATGCAGATTAATGGGAGACGTGACATGACCATGGAAAACAAATTAACAAAGGGACTTCACCTTGTCCGGGAAGTGCTCAACATCATGAAAAGAATGATTTCATGGCATTTCAAGTTTTCAAACTTAATATCGATTCCCATTACTATTTCCGACTTCTCAAATTCTTtatgaaatttgaattatttaagtaaatttgggttgtatttgtttttgtaatttatatttatgtttagaGTTAGTAACTATCCCTCTcaataatatgatatttaatgtttgaatttgaatctcctcttaaaaatataatgtgTCTTACTATTACCATTGCACCTAACACTTAttaatatcatttatttttttttaacaaaaaagattaTCCCGTACATTTAATTAATCCTATAACATATCATGGTAAGAGCTTAGCAAATGTTATTACtacaataattatatatatatattataattatgataactatatatttttacatgatttgaaaaagaatgaaattttCATTGTTATTCATCGTGTTAATggaaaattaataattttgtcAATTAAGTTTTAGTTGGTTTAATGATAAGATTAAGGtcttgaaaacttaaaaattacgTACATGTTCCATgtaaatacataaatttttaaaaatatttattatgattttaattaattattaaattaattattacatttaatgtttataataattgaTTTTGATCGAAATAATtgataatattgtaatttttaaaaagaacCTCAACtaccaaaattaattttaaacacttaaaattAGTTTGAATGAATAAGTACAAACTCATCTATATATCATCTATAAATGTCACTAGTTTGGTGCATATATATGGTTAAAGactaaataaaacatatttttcttCAGTCTATTTAAGCAAAGTCTATCATGTCATGCGTCCTTTATGGACATGTTTGTTTGTTTCACTGTATACCTCGTATCAACATTACTTAAAACAAAaacttgttttattatttaaaattttaaaatatcaacatTAATCTAAGTTACTTTTAATAGCTTTTTATGatttaaacaataatttaattaaaaaattatcacatgtattttttataaaaaataacaataaattacAATTACATCAAAACATGTATTCTCACAGAAAAAATtcactatttatatatatttttcctatttATATATAGCTAGAATcgtggtaaaaaaaattatataattttatattcccaacaatgataaaataaaataaaaaaattatatgcccTACCATTAATTTTAGAATATTGGGATATCcaccttttttcaatttttgatgtatTCCGTGATACACTAATGACAGAtactttcttttaaaaaaaattaaattaaaacatatggCCAATTGTCATGAAGGAAATATTAATACTAGTACCATACATGGATTTTGGAAGAAGGAGGAGTCGACTCAATCCTCGACCAGAGTCTGGCATTGAAGATTCTCCCGTGCAAACAAAATCTATTCTAGCTGTCAGTCCTGTACTTATTATGCGACCCCAAAGGGAGAATGAAGCTTCGGCATATGCAAGTAAGATCACAACTGGATTGGTCAGGCCGGTGTCCGACCGGTTCAGATGAGACTCACCCACCCACCTACCCACACCCGGTCCTTCTTACACTTCACTCACCGGTTATccctattaaaaaaatatttgaacagGTTAAAGCATTTGCTGTCAGCTGCAAACACTTTTTAATGATGAAAAAAGGCTAATAacattctttttcttcttccaggCAGGGCCTCTTCTTTTGAAAATTAGCATGATGGTGGTCTCAATTGAGGGGGACCAACATGTCTGTTAAAGCAAGGGAGAGTTGAGATCAGAACACAGACCACAAATTGAAAATTGAGCAAACCTTGGGAGTGGGAGCCTTAGTGGAAACACTTCATTATTTCCTGGCATTGGGTGATCAAATATCTTTAATATAACAAAAAGTTAAAGATCATCcctttattaaatttattaaggtaATTACATTaaacatcttttttcttttttagtacAGTGGCGAAAGAAAAGCTATACATATCGTTAAATTAAAGATGGATTTCTGCAGGTGGCAATTACTTTTTGAATACTATATGCAGTATTGGTCCATGCTCTAGAAAGCCGAAAAAGAGAGAGTACCAAATCGTCTTTTACCAGTAAATTTATTGGCTCTCAAATGAAACTAGATCGATTTTTGAATTATCCCTTTTTCCTTTTCCGAGAGCAAAGGAATTAGGAAACGAATTCAATTGGATCAATCTTGATTGTGTTGTACCTTATAACACAAAATAAGCCGTTTGCAGCTTGGTTCAACAATTGTTTTACTTACACAATTATGGATAAGCAGGTGGGATCTTTCCGACAAGAATTTGCTAATTTATTGAATTGTAGATGTTGATACAGAGCAAAATGCAGTATCTCCGTTCCTGTACGGCGAGGAGGAATTGATTTATTGAAATGTCAAAAAACCAAGCAAAGGAATAATTGtatgtattaaaataatgaaaaatacaaGAAATATAAAGCTTAGTATTATACATGTGAGGTGGGGTTGAAGGGGCATGGGGAAGGGTACCCACCTTCCCCCTCGTGCGTGCAACTGCGCCTATCTATCAATGGCGGCTCACTCTCTCCATCACCTGCAATTATCGTCATTAATGGCATGGAGCCAAAACAAAACCTCTTAGATAACAGTGTAGTAAATAATCATctgttttctttttcacttttctctccttttcttttctgttcATGTCATGGTGCGTTTGAAGTTGTCTCGGAGAATGTGGGAGACAGCCAAAAACATTCCAAGGGTTATTAACAGTTGACATAACGTCTTTCTAAGGACATTGTGGGTCACACCATCCACATTCGAATCTCCTTTATTTTATCTTTCTCCGTATATTTATACCACCGTTTCATTCCCTATCTTCGCATCCTCAGCTTTAGCTTAATCTCTTGTAAAAGCCATTTCTTTAGCTAGTTGTTTATCTAAGTTTTTGCTCCAATGACTGATTCTGGTGGTTCAGCCTCTGCTAACAGGATGTTGTGTTCCGTTCCTGAAAGGCTACAGCTGCATATGGCCATGTTGGCCTTGCAATTTGGCTACGCAGGGTTCCATGTGGTCTCCAGGGCTGCCCTAAACATGGGAATTAGCAAACTTGTATTCCCAGTTTATAGGAATATCATTGCGTTGCTTCTGCTCCTTCCCTTTGCATATTTTCTTGAGAAGTAAATCATACAAAACATAACCACCCCATTACTCTTTGATTTTGAAAACCCTTGATGTAGTACTAAACCCTAACTTGTTTTTTCTCAAACATTTTCTTCTTTATACAGGAAGGAGAGACCTCCCATTActctaaattttcttttacagTTCTTCCTCCTCGCTCTTGTTGGGTACGCATGATATCGATCCCTCTAAGACTCTAAAATataaagttgaaataaaaaactaactGGTTCCTGTTTCAATCTTGTTAACGAGACAGAATAACAGCAAATCAAGGTTTCTACTTGCTGGGCTTAGATAACACATCACCAACCTTTGCGTCAGCAATCCAAAACTCCGTCCCAGCCATTACCTTCCTAATGGCAGCCATACTACGGTAATTAGCACACATTTCCTCTTTTATTGTATACATTAATTTACGTATGAAATGTGAGTCTGAGTGTCTTCATTTGCATGCTATTGTATTTCCAGGATAGAGAAAGTTCGGCTAAATCGAAAAGATGGGATATCGAAAGTTGCAGGAACAATCTTGTGTGTGGCTGGAGCATCAGTGATAACTCTATACAAAGGTCCAACGATATACAGCCCAATTCCACCTCTGAATAGACCCACCCCGACGTTCGTTTCATTGGGAGATGCAGAAGGAAAGAACTGGACCCTTGGTTGTCTCTATCTGATTGGTCATTGCCTATCCTGGTCTGGTTGGCTGGTGTTGCAGGCACCGGTCCTGAAGAAGTACCCAGCTAGACTCTCCGTGACGTCCTACACATGTTTCTTTGGTCTCATTCAGTTCCTCGTCATTGCGGCCTTTGCTGAGAGAGATCCTCAAGCTTGGATGTTCCACTCTGGCGGAGAACTCTTCACTATTCTCTACGCGGTCAGTATCTCATCAGTCAAAAACCATTgacatatttttcttcttttttctaaaGGGAAAGTATCCTTTGAGCACAACTTTATATCGGCTCAAGTAAATTAATTGCAGTGTATATGATATCATTTATTCAATAACACGGGTGGGCAGAAATCCGCAAACCAAACCAATATTTTCTTAATTGAACATCAAACTTGATTGTCTAGCAAATAAATATCTGAACAATTCAAAACTTTCTTCTTATTAATTCATTAAGCATGTCAAAAACATTTTAAATGACCGGTGAGAGAATAAAGATAGTTGGCAGGAATTCTTTATTGAGATTCTTGGCACACATTTGCCTTTTTACTAAAAGCAAAAAGATGAATCCTTCTGCATCTTCTTTTGTAATGTGTTGTGGATTTTATAAAAGCAAATGTAATTAAGAAGGTTTTTGataaatctataagaaaataattaaaagaaatttatttaaatatatataaattctataaaataatttaaatccaaaataaataactcaattttgtaatttcaaaCAAATTCTCATTTATTTCTTActtaaagtttttataaatatatttttatatatttttcttcatGAAAACGCCTACTTATGTTAAGACCCAAAGGGGGAGGCTATGTACTAATCGTGGGGAATGTCTAACATCAGAAAATAAGAGCCTAAATTCGTACCATTTGAACCTGCACAAATAATTATAGTGCAATATTTGAGTCCAAGTTCATGGGATACTACCCTTAGTTTTATTCGATATGATTTCTTCTCATTGTAGTTGATAAAACCGTAGCAATTAGAAAAAGTGGTTTACACAATAATGCGGGGGGTGGATCTACGTGGTGggtttttgaaaatgaaataagaCCAAAACATTTTGTGTGGAAAAAATGCAGGGAGTGGTGGCATCCGGGATCGCATTCGCTGTACAGATTTGGTGCATTGACAGAGGTGGCCCAGTCTTCGTTGCTGTTTATCAACCAGTTCAGACTCTTGTTGTCGCCATTATGGCTTCCATTGCTTTAGGGGAAGAATTCTATTTGGGAGGGTAAGTGGGTCCTTTTCATCCCTACATTACCTCTCTGCTCCTTGGTTGAAAACTCATCAACCATCCATCCAATAAAGTTGGTCCCCGTATGTTCATCTCTAGGATCAAAATATCTAGCATTACATTAATCTTGTGATTAACTTGGCAATTTCGGTAAACACAGGATAATCGGTGCAGTGTTGATCATAGTAGGATTGTACCTAGTGCTATGGGGAAAAAGTCAAGAGAGAAAGTTTGCAGCTCAAGAAAAGGGTGCAATTCAGTCTACTCCGGAGCACAGCAACATCAGAACCTCAAGCCATATCAAGGCCTCCCTCACGAAGCCACTTCTCCCTCCTTCAACCGAAAATGTTTAACTATAAGCCCCCGCCCAGGCTTTTAACCACAATGCTGGCTACCTGAAGACAAAAAGAACAACTATAGCAGCAAAGGAAGGATAAACGAATGGGAAGCACGACGCCACTAGCTATGTCAGAAAGTTTGTGTGTAtgattttctttaatttctttctcctttccttcattttaattagTCAAATGGCTTTTTCTCCAAGTAGCTGAGAGGGTTAAATGAGAAGCGTTTTTGAAGGGGGAATGATCATGATGATCACTGTCAAACCTGTGTGGCCTATGGGAGCCTGAAATTCTCATATACTTTCTCTATGGTATAATTATATGGTTTTAGTTCAGATAATTATCAAGTTATTGCTAAATATCATTATCTATGTACGGTGTGATGGGACCCTAAGATTGCATCCATGCTTATCCAtacttattaatataaaattcataattgaaaaccttattctaaatggtataataacatatttaatcctcaatacttatatattctatcaattgatcttaattttaaataatttaataaatttaactcttcatatttacaaattttatcaatttgatcattaAAATTTCTAACCAAAGCTCTCCACTTTTAAAACAGAGGCATGTCACATctattagttattttatttataatcgaAATAATCCAATTTAGTACATaatctttttttaaatcaaatgtcATCTTTATCAATAAGTTTTCTATGTCAATGTGagttctttttttctctttgctaaaagtattataattttttttgttttcgtaTCCTTAAATTCTCGTTTTTGGGAAGATTTTGACGGATAGATACTTAATTACTAGGAAACCAGATTACAATAACTTACAAGCttattttttcatcatttttttttgttggcGCATGAATTTcaagatatttattttatatgcttGAGTTTGAACTTTTAGGCATGTAATTCTGATATATTATTTTGCAATCAAAAAGTATTTTACTATTTCATATGACTAATAAATGTAGTTGGCAACTAGCTTTAATCATGGGATTTTTTGAGTCTATATGTTTACCTAAACCTTCCTACTTTTCGAGTGAAACTTCGGGTCGGACCTGGCCGGGTGACTCAATCCATGATCAAGTCTACCCATAAAGTggactaattttttttaactttgtgtTTTCTATCTTGATTTACATATTTTACCATATGTTAGGAAGTAAAATggtcaaattttgcatttttgttCAGTGAAAATTGCTTGATTTtacactgtttagctttatttaCTATTTGCCTTCTTATTTGTGTTGTTTTCTTGATAAGTATGAAATTTCCTTCAATGTACATAGAAATGGTTCCCGAAGTTGGTCAttgaaattggaaattaaatctagattttaaaaaaaaaaacatgacttTGAAAAAACCAGTTGttcaattaatatttatataagaaaaaattatgaacatttcatttttcataagaaaaaatatgaaaaaattaattgAGTTTTCTTTCGTTACattgataatattttttattttattttataaattgattaagagattattttgtgttttagttatttttaattatttgcaaaagtaaaacaattaatagaCATGGAATGCCtctattttaaaagttgaaagcttTGGTTAGAAAATTTGAGTATCAAATTGATAGTATTTGTAAAtatgaagggttaaatttattaaattatttagaactaggatcaaattgataaaaaaaattataagtatcGTTGaccaaatgtgttattataccagtTAAAAAAAGGTTTTTCGTTATTAATTTAGCAATGAGTAACCAAAATAGTAATGAATTCAAATGTTAGtgctcaaaattaaaatttttttaagttaaatgactaaaatagaaaCGTGGGCATAATTAggtaaacatttatatatatatatatatttgtaatttttgatAATCTTATTTGGTGTACcggtttttttttcttataaaacccttatttcaaaattaaaatttcccctTGTCTTTTTCATCCGATAATTTCTCTTTGTTTTCAGTTTTTGTAACACAACCCTTACAGCTGAGAAGAAaaactgaaaattaaaaaatccaTCAAAAAGATGTTATTTAAAAGGTTTTGCTTCATAAGTTTAAAAATAGTGTCGAATTTTGTTCAGCCGGGTTGTTAGGGGTTGGTAGTGCTCAATcctttaaaatcaaaatttttttttttcaagttgtttaaaatttttaaaaatttaaattaataaagctaaaattatattttagcctcttaaaaataataaaaatttgatttaatcttttaaatattataaagatataaactattaaaatagtgaaattacatttttaatatcgtaaaattacaatttaatttcgactcctaaaaatattttttagcatcgcctttgattttatttttataaaatttaaaattaattttatttttttatcatagatatttttatttaaaatagtaaaaataatttaaaatattatgtaaaaaatatttttggaaaaaatactACATAAgagttattaataatttttatatatcaatATGTGTTGCACTAAATCATAAACCCAAATGTAAGTTCAATATGTGTTGACCATGAACTTTAAGTGTGAACtgtaaattaaacataaaagatattaaaaaattaattaattttttatttattttaaaatttaactttttaaacaatatttatgaaaaataatttaaaacttaacaaaataataaccataaaataaatctcattttattaaaataaaatccataaatttaaaactctaaattatcttaaaaatttaaaaactaaaccaaatcaaattatgataaaaaaaatttaaaaaaatctaatttaactGAAATGCTTTTAAATTATGTACTTGTAAAGCGAAATAGAGGCATAAGATAAAACTTGATGGATGTATAGATTAAAATTAAGgaattaaacattttttaaatgaGAAGTAATTTGAAAACAAGGttttagataaataaaataaacgaagagttttcaaaattttggataaTGTATATAACTACGAAGTTCGAAAATCTAAGAAATtagaatgtttaaaatgtttgcatactaaaatttaaaaacctCGAATTTCTTGTGTTGAtgaccaaaatcaaaatttataaaaaaaaaaaaatatgaaaagagcAAGCACAAAAATAACTGTTTTATTTAAGTCATGTTTTGCGGTGTATAATCCATCACGATcatgcaaaaattaatttttagttccTATATATATAGATTACAAAATTAGTGGCAGTAATTATggaatatattcaaaataatttatagtTGCCCATTTTTTATCCAtcgattgaataaataaaaataaatttaaatacagaTATATGTTGATACGATCAACAAAAGTTGAgaatccaaaaaaaataaaaaataaaatcaaaagataaGTTTCCATTGCCTTAAAATTTTGACTACTTAAaactataaactttaaaatttaatttacataATCTAAATGAATGTCACACATACCATGCCATTATATAGAGAGTAAACCTTTTGTTTAGTAGTTGAAATTTTCTAAGCTATTGAAATGGTTCAAACTACACTAATTTTATGCAAAACACAAGATTTTAAACTTACAGCTACTTTCTTCCTCGTTCTTAGGATTTGCTATTCAAAGTCCTTTCCATCAAaatataacacataaaatttctcttctttttattctGCAAGTAGAGGCTAGAGATACGAatgaaagaataaattaaaattcactcttatcttgaacttttattttatgcATGGCAGCGGACCTAGGCTGTATCGACTGAGGTTGATAACGTCAGCAAGCTAATTCCCTGAGACAACAGGACATCTTTGAGATTATATGGCCAACACTAGCAGACCCAATATGGGCCAACTAATTTAGGCTCTCGGCCTAATCTGGGCTCTTAACCATGGGAATTAGGCCACCATCCTGACTAGCCTCGAGCGTCTTGCATATGCTCCTAACTGAAATTGGGCTCTATATGAGTTCATGGTGATAGATTTTGTGGTATGTTCGTTTCAAATTCTTAGCAAAAGGATAAGAAATAAATGGATCTACGCAATGACCAATATATTCGGACCCAAGGAATGGATATTCCTTTTTGAAGGATTTTAATTGGATGGCTCCGCCTACCATaccaaacctttttttttttttttaattacaaaactGACCGAAGAAGTGGAGGCAAAACAAGCTGTGTTATCTCTGCAAGCGTTGTAACCATTTATATCTTGTAAGAAACTATTCACAAATCAACTACCAGTCTTAGAAA
The sequence above is drawn from the Gossypium hirsutum isolate 1008001.06 chromosome A05, Gossypium_hirsutum_v2.1, whole genome shotgun sequence genome and encodes:
- the LOC107943070 gene encoding protein WALLS ARE THIN 1, producing MTDSGGSASANRMLCSVPERLQLHMAMLALQFGYAGFHVVSRAALNMGISKLVFPVYRNIIALLLLLPFAYFLEKKERPPITLNFLLQFFLLALVGITANQGFYLLGLDNTSPTFASAIQNSVPAITFLMAAILRIEKVRLNRKDGISKVAGTILCVAGASVITLYKGPTIYSPIPPLNRPTPTFVSLGDAEGKNWTLGCLYLIGHCLSWSGWLVLQAPVLKKYPARLSVTSYTCFFGLIQFLVIAAFAERDPQAWMFHSGGELFTILYAGVVASGIAFAVQIWCIDRGGPVFVAVYQPVQTLVVAIMASIALGEEFYLGGIIGAVLIIVGLYLVLWGKSQERKFAAQEKGAIQSTPEHSNIRTSSHIKASLTKPLLPPSTENV